GTACCGTTGATTGGCAGGCTTATCAGCTATCTCAATCAACTTATAGCCTAGTTTCTCTGTGACAGCCCGAGCATACTCCCGCTCATCTCCCTCCGCTGTCGGTCCATAAAAATTATAACAAATGACATCTGTCGCTACACCTGATAACCAGATCGCCGAAGCGACAACTGAGGAGTCTAATCCGCCGGATAATCTTAAGCATACTCTATCAAAACAAGATGCCCATGCCCCCACGCAATCAACAAGTGTATCTCTAAAAATTCTGGCTTGTTCGTATGGTGAACCATAGTCAATAGGCTTGCAGAGATCACTAAGCGGCCATAAATTTTCTAATTCTTCATGATCGATAGAGAATTTAAGGCGTCGTCCATGTAGTATTTTTCGGACTTCTTGAAAACCAGAATCCTCTGTGTCTAAAAAATAGTACCGTTCATGAAATTTTAAGTAGTCCCAGTCGATTTGCCATTTGGACAGTTCCATTGAGGCCATATCTACTGGTCTCGAAAAAAATACTTTGCAGTCACAGATGTTGGTATAGTATAATGGTATACCACCTAGAGGTGAATGAAGAGCAAAGCCATTTCCGCTTGCTTCATTAAGACACACAGCAATATAGTGACCCCAGTAATTTGAGATGAGTGCTTTTCCATCAGATTGCATTATTTCTTCTACGCTGAGATCTGTAAATGTTTCTTGCCTTAAGCTATTAGACACCCTGTCCTTTTTCTTAAATATCTTGCCAGCAATGATGCCGGACGAACCAACTCGTATTATTTGAAAAAACTCTGGAACTGAAGTAA
The window above is part of the Pedomonas mirosovicensis genome. Proteins encoded here:
- a CDS encoding asparagine synthase-related protein, with translation MFGLIAIYKNGRDTASRTGAVIENIIRDKLPFYVKCLDNDNLIVYTFTSVPEFFQIIRVGSSGIIAGKIFKKKDRVSNSLRQETFTDLSVEEIMQSDGKALISNYWGHYIAVCLNEASGNGFALHSPLGGIPLYYTNICDCKVFFSRPVDMASMELSKWQIDWDYLKFHERYYFLDTEDSGFQEVRKILHGRRLKFSIDHEELENLWPLSDLCKPIDYGSPYEQARIFRDTLVDCVGAWASCFDRVCLRLSGGLDSSVVASAIWLSGVATDVICYNFYGPTAEGDEREYARAVTEKLGYKLIEIADKPANQRYDLLPKFPLSAKPLDEIISAFRGPTEFPILESTNSKVVFSGMPGDAIFFQGNVNFATDYLIDRGFDLGFIRAARWAARRTKQSIWAIVFDALHYRFNNNDDIVRDKLGMSEAPCCLMKISRRPMRIIGYLI